In Arcanobacterium canis, the sequence ATCCCCCGCGTCATGCGTTCGCCAATAATCGCGCGACGTGACTTTCTTCTACCCACTGTTATTGTCAGGACTGTCGATGAAAATCAAAAAAATCATTTCTCTTACCACTCTTGCGCTGGTTGTATTGAGCGGATGCGGCCAGCCTTCGAACCCGAACCCTACGCCACAGGCCGGAATGGAATTCGCCGTCGGCTTCGACCAGGGATACCCGCCCTACGGATATCTCGGCAACGACGGGAACTACACCGGATTTGACCTCGATCTCGCGGCAGAAGTCGCACGGCGAAACGGATGGCGTTTCACTGCCCAACCAATTAACTGGGATACAAAAGACGCAGAACTCGATACTGGCGCAATCAGCGCGATATGGAACGGATTCACCAAGGAAGGGCGCGAAGGTCACTACACTTTCTCTGCTCCCTATATGCTCAATAGCCAGGTCGTCATCGTCAAAGCAGGCTCTGCGATCACCTCTCTTCGAGCGCTCGCTGGTAAGAACGTCGTGACCCAAGTTGATTCAGCTGCGCTCGATGTTCTGTCCACCGATCAAAAAGCACTTGCTGATACTTTCGCTTCTCTCCAGGAACGCGATAATTACAACACCGCTTTTATGGAACTCGAATCTGGTGCTGTCGATGCCGTCGCATGTGATTTGTCGATCGCTGAATTCCAGATAGCAGCAAACCCTGGCGCCTACGTGAAAATCACCGACCCGCTGTCGAGCGAGCACTACGTCGTCGCCTTCAAAAAGGGCCGAACGGCACTTGCCGACGCAGTTACTCGAACACTACGTGAAATGAGCGCTGATGGGACTGCCCAACGCATTGCGAAAAAATATGCCCACGATGGCCTGGCCTGGGAAAACTGGCTGCTCAAATAACACGCTGACGAACGAAACGAGAATCCCATGTCTATTTCTGTGATGTTGACCGGTCTGTGTGAAGGACTCGGACTGTCGATCACACTTTTTGTCCTCACGCTCGTTGGCGCCCTGCCTCTCGGCGTTCCAATCGCCTTCGCTCGAATGAGTAAGAATAGGCTCCTTCGTTGGACCGCACGTATTTACATTTCAATTATGCGCGGCACCCCGCTCATGCTCCAGATGCTCGCAATCTATTTTGCCCCGTACTACGTGTTCGGTATCGAGCTTAATTCACACTCAAAATTCATCGCTGCCGCCGTCGCGTTTATCCTCAATTACGCAGGGTATTTTGCTGAAATCTACCGTTCCGGTCTCGGTTCAATTCCGCACGGACAGTGGGAGGCAGCCGATATCTTGGGATACACGCGCAGCGCTGCGTTCAGAAGAATCATCTTCCCACAGGTCCTTCATCGCATTTTGCCAGCTACCGGCAACGAAGTTATCACCTTGATTAAAGATACGTCGCTTGCCTTTTCCCTCGGGATTCTTGAAATGTTTTCGGTAGCAAAAGCCCAAGCCGCCGCAACTGCCTCGATGATGCCATTTATTTTGGCCGGTCTCATTTATTGGGTGGTCAACTTCGGTGTTGAAATCGCATTGGGCAGAATCGAAAAACGCTACAACTACGAGATGGTGTGAAAATGAGTGTTGTCTCTCTGCGCAATGCGCACAAATCGTATGGATCACAAGACGTTCTTCGCGGCGTCGATTTTGATGTGACCAAAGGTGAAGTCGTGGCCATTATTGGTCCTTCAGGTGGAGGAAAATCGACATTGCTTCGCTGTCTGACACTGCTTGAGACCTTAGATTCGGGCTCTCTGTCATATGGCTCGATTGACGTGGCCACCAACGACGGCGCTCGATCACGCTACACCGATCGCTCTGCACTCGCTCAGGCCAAGTTACGCTTTGGACTCGTCTTCCAAAACTTCAACTTATTCCCCCATATGAGTCTCCTGCACAACGTCATGGATGCTCCGATCGCCGTCGCGAAACGCGACCGCAACGAAGTTGAGATTACAGCCCGTGCGCTCCTTGATCAGATGGGACTGGCAGAACAAGCCGACAAAATGCCAGGGCAGATTTCAGGTGGACAAGCACAGCGGGCATCGATTGCCCGTGCGCTGGCAATGAACCCCGAAATACTCTACTTTGATGAGCCCACATCAGCTCTTGATCCTCAGCTCACCGCCGGTGTTCTGAGCGTTATTCGCCAACTTGCCGACCAACGAATGACGATGGTGATTGTTACTCACGAAATGGCTTTCGCACGTGAAGTGGCCGATCGAGTGATTTTCCTCGATGGAGGCGTCATCGTCGAAGAGGGATCGCCAGAGGAACTTTTCGGACACCCCCAGCAGCAGCGCACCCGAGAATTTATTATGGGCGCGTAGAGCTGGCGGTTTGCACCCAATATCGGCGAATCTTTTCCCTGGAGATCTAAGGCGTGAGCCAGCATGTCAGTTCCATAGCCACGCCGACGGCGCTCTGGCAGCACGGCGTACCCGATGTGCCCAGCGAATGCGCGCACGTAACTGTTCAGTTCGTGACGAATACTGAGCCCCATGGTCTTCCTCTGCGCAGGACAAATGACATTGAAACCGCGCTTTCAAGAGAAATGATCCGAAGGCACTACCTGCCTTCGGATCATTCGTGGGCGATACTGGACTCGAACCAGCGACCTCTTCCGTGTCAAGGAAACGCGCTAACCAGCTGCGCCAATCGCCCATTATTCAATTGAGAGGTGGGTACGGGATTCGAACCCGTGTATACGGCTTTGCAGGCCGCTGCCTCGCCTCTCGGCCAACCCACCAAGAGACTGAAAATACAACGAGAGCGGATGACGGGGCTCGGACCCGCGACCTCCACCTTGGCAAGGTGGCGCTCTACCAACTGAGCTACATCCGCATCGAAACACGATTGAAACCGTGTTTCCGTGGGCGATACTGGACTCGAACCAGCGACCTCTTCCGTGTCAAGGAAACGCGCTAACCAGCTGCGCCAATCGCCCATTATTCAATTGAGAGGTGGGTACGGGATTCGAACCCGTGTATACGGCTTTGCAGGCCGCTGCCTCGCCTCTCGGCCAACCCACCATGTGGTTGAAGCGGTTTCCCGCTTTGGCCATCGAGCGGATGACGGGGCTCGGACCCGCGACCTCCACCTTGGCAAGGTGGCGCTCTACCAACTGAGCTACATCCGCATTATTGAGAGGAACACCCCGCAACGAATAATCAATTTACACGCAAGACACTCAATCGTCCAATCGACTCAAAGTGACCTGCGCCACGCGTTTTAGATTTGATCCGTACTCCCCTTCTCGCTATTGTTTTCGAGTGTCCGGGCGATTAGCTCAGTGGTAGAGCGCTTCGTTCACACCGAAGAGGTCACTGGTTCGAACCCAGTATCGCCCACCGGAAAAGGCTCGAAAGATCATGATCTTTCGAGCCTTTCATGTTCTCTTGCTGCGCGGCTTTGGTCAGGCGTGAAGAATTCCCGCATCGATGCGTTCAACACGATCAGCCACCACCTGCGCCTCTGCAGGATCATGAGTCACAAAGATCGCCGTCGTTCCCTCGCTTTTGAGGATTTGACGTATTTCTACCGCGAGTCGGCCTCGTAGCTCTTGATCCAAAGCAGACAGAGGCTCATCAAGAAGCATTACCCGTGGACGTGGCGCCAATGATCGAGCAAGAGCAACTCGCTGTGCTTGTCCCCCGGACAACGTGACAACATCACGCTGTCCATAACCATCCAGCCCCACCATGTGGAGCAGAACTTCGACACGCTGGGCGCGTTGACGAGAATCCATTTTTGCCATTTCAAGACCATACGCAATATTGCGTTCAACACTACGCTGGGGAAACAACAGGCCTTCTTGGAAGACCACCCCCACGGATCGCTTATGGGGAGGAATGTGCGTCACGTCGTCGCCATCGAAGAGAATTGCTCCAGCAGTGATCGGTTCAAGTCCTGCCACCGCACGCAATACAGTCGATTTTCCAGAGCCAGAAGCTCCCAAGAGCGCAACAATTTCTCCTGAGGAAACGGTGAGTGTGACATCTTGAAGTGCCTGATATCCATTGGGATACGTCAGGGAAATATGGTCAATTTTCAGTTCGACGGCAGAGGTCACGAATTATCCTTTCGACGACGGGGAGCGTGAATAGAGGCTCGCTCGACAGCGAGCATCACCAATCCAGTGATGAGACAGAGCACAACTGTCCCAGCGTATGCCATGCCTTGATCGGCGCTTCCAGCGCGGTTGACGAGTCGATAAATCATAATCGGTAGTGTGGGTTCGCGTTGAAGGACAAGGAACGATGTTGCGGAGAATTCTCCGATCGCAATAGCGAATGCAAAACCGCTAGCAACACCGACAGCCCGAACCAGAGTTGGCCCTTCCACCACCCAAAATGCTCGAAGAGGCCGTGCCCCAAGAGTTGCGGCGGCATCGTAGAGACGGCGGTTGATCCCCCCAATCATCGGCACCACGGTACGCACAATGATGGGTATTGAGACAAGTGCCTGCGCAAGAGGAAGCAGAAAGATCGAGTCTGCTAGGAAGCGCAACGCTCCTCCAAGTGCAACGAGCATCCCGAACCCTAAGGTCACCGAAGAAATTCCAAGGGGGGCCACAAACAGGGAATCGTAAAATGACGTTATCTTCTTCATGGTGCGCTTATGGACACGAAATTTACGCGTCACCAAAAGTGAAACAGCGAGTCCGAGTATCACAGCGATCAATGTCGCGGCTACCGCCGCATATAAAGATTCACGAATGGATGACAGTACGGGTTCTGCAATCCCTTTCGCCGCCCCAGGTACAGCCAAATCAGTGAAGTTCATCAGGGTCCACGCCCCATCACGGCGTAGAGAACGCAGCATAACCTGAACGAGCGGCGCAACGATGAGGAGAGCAACGACAGCCACGACACCAACAAGGAGTGGAATTTGGCGTCGGGTGAGTCGACGAGGAGTTCTCGAGTATCGCGTGGCCGTTTCTGCTTTCTGTCCGTTCTGCGCACGGTGGGAAATCCACAGCGCACACACAACAATCAGTATTTGGATGAGCGAAAGGAAAGCGGCTGCCCCAAGGTTCAAAAACTGCGATGTTTGACGATAGATTTCAGTTTCAATCGTACGAGTTTGTGCTGTTCCGAGAACAATGACGAGCGAATATGACGTAGCGCAATACAAGAACACCAGTGTCGATGCGGATGCGAGTGCGGGGCGAAGCCGGGGCCAGGTCACGGTCACGAAAGCCCGTGTCGCAGATGCACCCAATGTACGTGCCACAGCCTCGTATTGAGGGTTGAGAGCACTCCATGCTGCTCCAACAGTGCGGACGAAGACCGAAATATTGAAAAACATCATGGCCAGCACAATGACGATCGGTGAGCCGGAGAGCTGAAGAAAACCGAAGGCGCCACCGTCGTCGTAAAGAGAGCGGAAAGCCATCGAGACAGCGATCGTCGGCAAGACGAAAGGAAATACGATGAGGAATCTCAACACACTGCGTCCGGGAAACGACGTGCAATACAAAATGTATGCTGCTGGTAAACCCACGAATGCAGATAATGCGGTTCCGGCGAATGCAAGGCCTATCGTCGTGGCGAGAGCCGAACCCACATTCGTCGCCGAGAGTAAGGACGCAATACCCTCTGCCCCGCCGTCACGCCACACATTGGCGATTTGTTCGACGCCCAAATACCCCAAATCCCATACAGGGGTCACGAAGAACAGAAAGAGAAATACTGCGGGAAAAATGGCCGCGAGAGCCCACACGATGTGCGAGCTCTCGCGGCATTTCCAGCTGCGCGAATTGTTCACTGTCACAATTGACCCTTTCACAGCGTCTACGAGCATCGACGCGCAACACACATATCTGTGCAAACGATGGTGGCGAGGCAGGCAGCTGCTCACCTCGCCACCATCACCATCACATCAGGTTGGTCACTTCAGTGATCCATTTTTGCTTGCTGTCCTTGATGAGCTTTGTCTCCAGTGGCGTACCAGATGCGGGACGCGGCGCGAATTTAGCCATGCCTTTTGGCAGCTCGACAGACTCGTCAATCGGGTAGGCAACATTTTCAGAGGCATTGATCGCTTGGACTTGCTGGGTAGCGAGCCACTCGAGGAACGCCTTAGCGCCCGCAGGGTTCTTCGATCCCTTGAGCACACCGCCATATTCGACAACCGGGTAGCAACCACCCTCAACATTGGCAGTCGCCGAAGCGGTGCCTTCCTTATTAATGGTCCAATACGGCGAGGAAGCGTAAGACATCACAATGGGGTACTTGCCCTTGCCTTCACCGGCCGTGAAGTCTACTTGGTAGGCGTCAGTCCAGGAGGCGTCAACCTTCGTACCGTTACCCAGGAGCTTGCTCCAGTATCCCTTGTAGCCATCTTCCCCGTACTGAGCGATAGTGGCGGTGAGTAGAGCGAAACCGGTATCCGACTTTGCCGGATCCTGGATCACAGTCAAACCCTTGTACTGAGGTTTGATCAGGTCATCGAGCCCAGCAGGTGGAGTGAGATTGTTCTTCTTAAACCAGGCGATGTCGTAATTGAAGCAGGCATCGGAACGAGAAAGTGCAACTGCACCTTGTGCCCCCTCAACCGCATACTTTTCGCCTCCCTTAGCTGGTGCAGGTGCTGACTGGGCATCAAACACTCCGGCTTCTCCAACCTGAAGGACATTATTCGCGGTCAGACCAACTGCACCATCTCCAACAGGGTTCGACTTGGTCAGAATTAGCTTCGAATCTAGCGTTCCTGATTCTTCACCATTGACAAGGGTGACCTTGTAACCGGTGGCTTTGGTGAACTTTGCGAGGGTTTCGTCACTCAGTTTCCACGAACCATTGGTGACAATTGTGACATCGGTGATTTTTTCTGCCGACGGCGATGCTTCTGTAGCAGCCCCCGACGTCGATGAGGAGGTTCCGCACGCTCCGAGCGCAAGAACCGAAACAGCAGCAACCGCTGCGACCTTCGAAAACTTCATATGTTCCTCCAGATAAGATGGAGGGCCTTCCCCAAAAAAGGTAAGGGAGAGACTTCACTCCCTTCGCCGGCATTACCCGGATCAGGTGTGAGGGTCTGCGGTTTATCCGCACTCTCAGCGCTTTTGCGCTCCCCTGTGACGGCGACAATTCTACCAGGATCAAAGTCCTTGATGGCACGGGAAGCATTGATACTCACCACACACAAATTCAGCCCTCAGCGGCAGAACGCACAATATCGCGCATGGAACCCCACCGCGTGGCATATTAAAAATATGGAAATTTGGCCTGGTAAACCCTATCCGCTCGGCGCAACGTATGATGGCGCCGGTACGAATTTCGCGATCTATTCTTCGATCGCCGACAAAATCGAGCTGAGCCTGATCAGCGACGATCTCACTGAAGAGCGCATTGAACTACGCGAAATCGACGCCCACGTTTTCCACTGCTACCTCCCCGGCATCCGCCCCGGACAGCGCTACGGTTTTCGCGTTTACGGCCCTTATGATCCCGCTGCTGGCTACCGATGTGATCCCTCAAAGATTCTTCTGGATCCTTATGCTAAGGCGATCGACGGTCAGGTCGAAAATGACCAATCGAATTTTTCCTACAGCTTTGAGAACCACGAAGAGCGCAGCGAGCTCGATTCTCTTGGGCACACGATGCTGTCAGTGGTTATTAATCCATATTTTGATTGGGGCCATGATCGTCCGCCACGTCACCCCTACCATAAGTCCGTGATCTATGAAGCCCACGTCAAAGGAATGACGGCAACTCACCCGGGAATTCCGGATGAGTTGCGCGGGACCTACATGGGCATGGCACATCCTGCGATGGTGAAGTACCTCAAGGAACTTGGCATCACTGCAGTTGAACTCATGCCGATCCATCAGTTCGTCAACGACACCGCGTTAATTGACCGTGGCTTGTCAAATTACTGGGGCTACAACACAATCGGATTCTTTGCGCCACAAAATACATACGCAGCAGCTGGAACACGCGGAGAACAGGTTGACGAATTTAAAGCGCTAGTGAAGGCATACCACGCGGCCGATATCGAAGTGATCCTCGACGTCGTCTACAACCACACCGCTGAAGGCAACCAGTTGGGACCCACCCTCTCTTTCCGGGGCATCGACAACGCCTCGTACTATCGACTTGTCGACGGCGACGAAGCACACTATTTCGACACCACAGGCACGGGCAACTCACTGAACATGCGCTCGCCGCATTCGTTGCAACTCATCATGGATTCCCTGCGCTACTGGATTCGTGAAATGCATGTTGACGGATTCCGTTTTGACTTGGCATCAACCCTCGCCCGCGAACTTCACGCTGTGGATCGCCTGTCGTCATTCTTCGATATTATCCAGCAAGATCCGGAGATCTCTCAGGTCAAACTTATTGCAGAACCGTGGGACGTGGGTGAAGGCGGTTACAACGTCGGCGAATTTCCACCGTTGTGGACCGAGTGGAACGGAAAGTATCGCGACACGATGCGTGACTTTTGGCGTGGAGAGCCATCGACACTTTCCGAGTTCGCCTCACGGCTTTCAGGATCCTCCGATCTCTACGCCAACTCGGGCCGACGTCCATTCGCCTCGATCAACTTCGTCACAGCACACGATGGTTTTACGATGCATGACCTGGTCTCCTACAACGAAAAGCACAACGAGGCCAACGGAGAAGAGAGCCGCGACGGTGAATCTTTCAACCGCTCGTGGAATATGGGGGCCGAAGGCGAGACCGATGATCCACAGATCCAAGCAATTCGTCTCCAGCAGATGAAGAACTTCTTCGCCACACTCCTGTTCTCACAAGGCGTTCCGATGATTTCGCACGGCGATGAGATTGCCCGCACCCAAGGCGGAAACAACAACGCCTACTGTCAAGATAACAAGATCTCGTGGGTTGACTGGCAGATCGATGACGCCAAGCGTGACCTGTACCAGTTTGTCCGCAGTGCGATCGCCTTGCGCAAGGAGCACCCGGTTTTCCGACGTCGTCGTTTCTTCAAGGGCGATGCTGATCGAGGCGGTACGTCAGAGCGCGGAGATATCGAGTGGATGCGCAACGACGGTCAGGTTATGGCCGACGACGACTGGGGCACCTCATACGCGCGATCGATCATGGTCTTCCTCAACGGAGATCGCATTGCCGAACCAGACCTTCGCGGAGAAGAGATCAAAGATGATGATTTCATCTTGGCCTTCAACGCCTCTGATGAAAATCTGTCATTCCATCTCCCTCTCAACGACAACACTCCGGAGGGAACATGGCATAAGGTGCTCGCCACGAATGTCTCTCTCACAGTCCCCGATCAGATGAATGCTGGAGATGATTTTGAGGTCGCCTCACGTTCAGTTGTGGTCCTGCGCCGCGAGCGCCGCACCTCGGTTGCAGTGAATACCTCGAAAGAAACTCTCGATGTGTCACAAACGCGCGAGGCTGAGAAGTATGAGTGAAAATTCCCGTCATCATACACACGTTCCTTCAGTGGGGAAACGCACACCAACAACGTCATATCGGCTTCAGCTGAATCCAGATTTCACATTTGCCCAGGCACAGGAGGTTATCCCTTACTTGTCGTCCTTGGGGGTCAGTGATGTCTTCCTCTCCCCCATTCTTCAAGCCGCACCTGGATCGACACATGGTTACGACGTCGTTGATCACTCTCGTGTCTCTGAGGAATTGGGCGGCCGCGAGGGTTTCGAGCGCTTCTCACGCGCCTTACATGATGCGGGTATCGGTGTCATCGTCGATGTGGTTCCCAACCACATGGCAGTTCCGACTCCACTATTCAAGAATCCTGCGTTGTGGTCGATGCTGCGTGACGGACATGATTCGCGTTTTAGTACGTGGTTCGACTTCGAGCCCAGTGAAGCAGGCGATGGTTTATTGCTCGCGGTCTTGGGTGACCGAATCGGAAATGTCCTGACCTCGGGTGAAATTACCATGGAGAACATGGTTGTTCCTGGTTTTGAGGCCGACGGCGAAGTGGCAGTGTTGCGCTATTATGATCACGTTTTCCCTGTGCGTGCGGGCACTGAGTCGCTACCTTTGGCAGAGCTTCTTGATCGCCAGTATTACCGACTTGCCTATTGGCGCGTAGCGAACGATGAATTGAACTACCGCCGTTTCTTCGACGTCGATACTCTCGTTGCTGTGCGCGTGGAAGATCAGGATGTTTTTGATCATTCCCATAGGCTTTTGCTGGAGCTATTCAACGCTGGATATATCGATTCATTCCGAATCGATCATGTTGATGGGTTGGCTGATCCGCGCGGTTATCTCCGCCGCCTCAACGATGCGACAGGTGGCGCATGGATCGTGGCGGAAAAGATTCTTGAAGGGGCTGAGCGCCTGCCCTCTGATTGGCCCGTGGCTGGAACCACGGGCTATGACTCGTTGCGGCATATCAGTGGTGTCCTGACTGACCCTGCGGGAATTGCACATCTGACGCAGATCTACACCGAAGAATCAGGAACCGTCGAATCGCTCGATACTGTTGAACGCCGTGCCAAACTCCAGATCATCAAGGAGTCTCTCTTTGCTGAAGTTGACCGCCTGGCAACCTTAATCTGGGAAATCTGCCATGCGGATGTGCGTCTTCGCGATCATACGTTCCGTTCGATCAAAGAGGCAATTGTCGAACTGGTGGTCAATATGCCTCGGTATCGCGCCTACGTCGTCCCCGGTGAGCGCCCTGATCCACAAGACGAAGAGCTCCTGCGTGGCGTTGCTGAGCGCGCTAGTACATATCTGGATGAGTTCCGCAGCGAAACGCTGTCAGTCGTCATTGAGATTCTCCTCGGATATGAGGTGGGGTCAGCGGGTCGTACTCACGAAGAGAAACGCAATGAGGCAATTGTGCGTTTCCAACAAGTCGCCGGCGCTGTGATGGCAAAGGGTGTCGAAGACACAACCTATTACCGTTATACTCCGCTGACGTCTGCAAATGAGGTTGGCCACGGCCCCGCGCACATTGTGACCTCAGCGGACGCCTTTCATGCTTTTGAGTTGCAGCTTCACGAAGCGTGGCCGACGACGATGACGACTTTGTCCACTCACGACACTAAGCGTGGCGAAGATACCCGTGCGCGTATCGCCGTGTTATCCGAGTTTGCTACTGATTGGAGTTCAGTACTCACCTCTGCACGCGCCGCCATCGCCGATGCTCGGCCGGCTGAGTTGGATGGGCGTTTTGAAAACTTGATGTGGCAGACGATGCTCGGAACCTGGGTGGATGATTCTCCTATCGATCTCGAACGCCTGCGTGACTACTTCCTCAAAGCAGCCCGGGAACAAAAGTTGTGGACCACATGGACAGCTCAGAATGAGGCTGGCGAAGCTGAGATGATCGCCTACCTCAACGCGATGTGTTCCCATGAGGATGTACGCGCCATCATCGGCGACTTTGCCCGACATATTGCTCCAGCGGCACGCAGCTATCTCCTGACTGCCAAAGCATTCCAGCTCACCGGCGTAGGCGTTGCGGACATATATCAGGGCGAGGAAATCACTCGCACGTCCCTCGTCGATCCAGATAATCGTCGGCCCGTGGATTTTGTTGCACTCGCCGCGGCCCTGTCAGCATTGGATGACACTGGTCTGCCTTCTCGCCCCACCCTCGACGAGGAAAAGCTCTGGCTGACCTCGCGTCTAGCGCGCTTGCGCACGGATATGCGTCTCGCGGCGCCACAGTGGGGCTACGCTGCGTTGCCCGTATCGACCGGTCACGCGCTTGCATTCGCCCGTACTGATGCTGACGACGTTGCCCAGCTCATCACTGTCGGTACACGGTTTGCTGGCTCGCTGGAACGAAACGGCGGTTTTTCCGCACATACGGTGGTCCTGCCTGAGGGGAAGTGGCGTGATGTTCTCACCGATCGACTCATTGATGGAGGCGTAATAAAACTGGCAGATTTAATCGACGATTTCCCCGTGGTGGTGTTGGTACGAGCATGAAACTGTCATTATGGGCGCCGCAGGCGCACACCGTTGAATATCTGACCGAACAGAAAACCCTTCTTGCGACATCTGATGCTCATGGAATGTGGAGCATTGACCTCCCTGTTGGTATGCACTACCAGATTCGTCTTGACGGTGGAATAAAACTTCCCGATCCTCGATCGATGTGCCAGCCCGAGGGACCTCATGGGCCGAGCGTCGTTGTGGATCCTTCGCGATTCGTCTTTCACCATGATCGCGACGCTGGGGATCTCACGGGACGCGTGTGGTACGAACTCCATGTGGGGACTTTTACCCCGGAGGGAACATTTACTGCGCTCATCGACAAACTCGATGACCTTTGCGAGCTAGGGATCGACGTCATCGAGTTAATGCCCATCGCCCCGACCCCAGGTACGCGGAATTGGGGATATGACGGTGTTTCTCTCTTCGCTGTCAATCCCATGTACGGAACCCCGCAGGATCTGGTTGCTTTGGTCGATGCGATTCACGCTCGTCACATGGCGGTGGCACTCGATGTGGTCTACAACCACCTCGGGCCAGATGGAAACTACCTTGCACAGTTTGGCCCATATTTTACCGATCATCAC encodes:
- a CDS encoding ABC transporter permease, encoding MTPVWDLGYLGVEQIANVWRDGGAEGIASLLSATNVGSALATTIGLAFAGTALSAFVGLPAAYILYCTSFPGRSVLRFLIVFPFVLPTIAVSMAFRSLYDDGGAFGFLQLSGSPIVIVLAMMFFNISVFVRTVGAAWSALNPQYEAVARTLGASATRAFVTVTWPRLRPALASASTLVFLYCATSYSLVIVLGTAQTRTIETEIYRQTSQFLNLGAAAFLSLIQILIVVCALWISHRAQNGQKAETATRYSRTPRRLTRRQIPLLVGVVAVVALLIVAPLVQVMLRSLRRDGAWTLMNFTDLAVPGAAKGIAEPVLSSIRESLYAAVAATLIAVILGLAVSLLVTRKFRVHKRTMKKITSFYDSLFVAPLGISSVTLGFGMLVALGGALRFLADSIFLLPLAQALVSIPIIVRTVVPMIGGINRRLYDAAATLGARPLRAFWVVEGPTLVRAVGVASGFAFAIAIGEFSATSFLVLQREPTLPIMIYRLVNRAGSADQGMAYAGTVVLCLITGLVMLAVERASIHAPRRRKDNS
- a CDS encoding transporter substrate-binding domain-containing protein, with the translated sequence MKIKKIISLTTLALVVLSGCGQPSNPNPTPQAGMEFAVGFDQGYPPYGYLGNDGNYTGFDLDLAAEVARRNGWRFTAQPINWDTKDAELDTGAISAIWNGFTKEGREGHYTFSAPYMLNSQVVIVKAGSAITSLRALAGKNVVTQVDSAALDVLSTDQKALADTFASLQERDNYNTAFMELESGAVDAVACDLSIAEFQIAANPGAYVKITDPLSSEHYVVAFKKGRTALADAVTRTLREMSADGTAQRIAKKYAHDGLAWENWLLK
- a CDS encoding amino acid ABC transporter permease yields the protein MSISVMLTGLCEGLGLSITLFVLTLVGALPLGVPIAFARMSKNRLLRWTARIYISIMRGTPLMLQMLAIYFAPYYVFGIELNSHSKFIAAAVAFILNYAGYFAEIYRSGLGSIPHGQWEAADILGYTRSAAFRRIIFPQVLHRILPATGNEVITLIKDTSLAFSLGILEMFSVAKAQAAATASMMPFILAGLIYWVVNFGVEIALGRIEKRYNYEMV
- a CDS encoding amino acid ABC transporter ATP-binding protein, coding for MSVVSLRNAHKSYGSQDVLRGVDFDVTKGEVVAIIGPSGGGKSTLLRCLTLLETLDSGSLSYGSIDVATNDGARSRYTDRSALAQAKLRFGLVFQNFNLFPHMSLLHNVMDAPIAVAKRDRNEVEITARALLDQMGLAEQADKMPGQISGGQAQRASIARALAMNPEILYFDEPTSALDPQLTAGVLSVIRQLADQRMTMVIVTHEMAFAREVADRVIFLDGGVIVEEGSPEELFGHPQQQRTREFIMGA
- a CDS encoding thiamine ABC transporter substrate-binding protein codes for the protein MKFSKVAAVAAVSVLALGACGTSSSTSGAATEASPSAEKITDVTIVTNGSWKLSDETLAKFTKATGYKVTLVNGEESGTLDSKLILTKSNPVGDGAVGLTANNVLQVGEAGVFDAQSAPAPAKGGEKYAVEGAQGAVALSRSDACFNYDIAWFKKNNLTPPAGLDDLIKPQYKGLTVIQDPAKSDTGFALLTATIAQYGEDGYKGYWSKLLGNGTKVDASWTDAYQVDFTAGEGKGKYPIVMSYASSPYWTINKEGTASATANVEGGCYPVVEYGGVLKGSKNPAGAKAFLEWLATQQVQAINASENVAYPIDESVELPKGMAKFAPRPASGTPLETKLIKDSKQKWITEVTNLM
- a CDS encoding ABC transporter ATP-binding protein; amino-acid sequence: MTSAVELKIDHISLTYPNGYQALQDVTLTVSSGEIVALLGASGSGKSTVLRAVAGLEPITAGAILFDGDDVTHIPPHKRSVGVVFQEGLLFPQRSVERNIAYGLEMAKMDSRQRAQRVEVLLHMVGLDGYGQRDVVTLSGGQAQRVALARSLAPRPRVMLLDEPLSALDQELRGRLAVEIRQILKSEGTTAIFVTHDPAEAQVVADRVERIDAGILHA
- the glgX gene encoding glycogen debranching protein GlgX, translating into MEIWPGKPYPLGATYDGAGTNFAIYSSIADKIELSLISDDLTEERIELREIDAHVFHCYLPGIRPGQRYGFRVYGPYDPAAGYRCDPSKILLDPYAKAIDGQVENDQSNFSYSFENHEERSELDSLGHTMLSVVINPYFDWGHDRPPRHPYHKSVIYEAHVKGMTATHPGIPDELRGTYMGMAHPAMVKYLKELGITAVELMPIHQFVNDTALIDRGLSNYWGYNTIGFFAPQNTYAAAGTRGEQVDEFKALVKAYHAADIEVILDVVYNHTAEGNQLGPTLSFRGIDNASYYRLVDGDEAHYFDTTGTGNSLNMRSPHSLQLIMDSLRYWIREMHVDGFRFDLASTLARELHAVDRLSSFFDIIQQDPEISQVKLIAEPWDVGEGGYNVGEFPPLWTEWNGKYRDTMRDFWRGEPSTLSEFASRLSGSSDLYANSGRRPFASINFVTAHDGFTMHDLVSYNEKHNEANGEESRDGESFNRSWNMGAEGETDDPQIQAIRLQQMKNFFATLLFSQGVPMISHGDEIARTQGGNNNAYCQDNKISWVDWQIDDAKRDLYQFVRSAIALRKEHPVFRRRRFFKGDADRGGTSERGDIEWMRNDGQVMADDDWGTSYARSIMVFLNGDRIAEPDLRGEEIKDDDFILAFNASDENLSFHLPLNDNTPEGTWHKVLATNVSLTVPDQMNAGDDFEVASRSVVVLRRERRTSVAVNTSKETLDVSQTREAEKYE